The Procambarus clarkii isolate CNS0578487 chromosome 24, FALCON_Pclarkii_2.0, whole genome shotgun sequence genome includes a region encoding these proteins:
- the LOC138368253 gene encoding uncharacterized protein has translation MKTGQHRYRFFIIRSARWCGRHVHGRQSGVHGRESGVHGRVSGVQGRVSGVQGRVSGVHDRESGVHGRESGVHGRESGVHGRESGVHGRESGVHGRESGVHGRESDVHGRESDVNGRKLGVHGRESGVHGRESGVHGQESGVHGQESGVHDQESGEHDQESGVHGQESGVHSRESGVHDQESGVHDQGSGVHRQESGVHDQELGVHDQESGVHGQESGVHGQESGVHGRESGVHDQESGVHGQESDVHNRESGVHDQESGVHGRESGVHDQESRMHGQESGVHGRESGVHGQESGVHGQESGVHGQESGVHDQESTVHGRESGVHDQESGVHGQESGVHGQESGVHGRVRCARPTVRCARPRVQCARPSVRCARPSQVCTAESQVCTAECQVCTAECQVCTAKSQVCTAECQVCTTKSQSCTTKSQSCTTRSQVCTTKSQVCTTKGQVCTTKSQVCTTKSQVCTAKSQVCTAESQVCTTKSQECTAKSLVCTAESQVCTTKIQVCATKSQVCTAESQVCTTKSPECTAKIQVCTAKSQVCTAESQVCTTKSQVCTAESQVCTAKSQMCTTKSQECTAKIQVCTAKSQLCTAMSHLCTAKSQVCTTKSQVCTAKSQVCTAKSQMCTTKSQECTAKIQVCTAKSQLCTAKSQLCTAKSQVCTTKSQECTAKIQVCTAKSQECTAKIQVCTAKSQVCTTKSQECTAKSQECTAKSQVCTAKSQVCTAKSQVCTTKSQVCTAKSQVCTAKSQVCTTKSQVCTTKSQVCTAKSQVCTAKSQVCTAKSQVCTAKSQVCTAKSQVCTAKSQVCTAKSQVCTAKSQVCTTKSQVCTAKSQVCTAKSQVLAILITI, from the exons ATGAAGACTGGGCAACACAGATACAG GTTCTTCATAATCCGGAGTGCTAGATGGTGTGGCAGACACGTGCACGGCCGACAGTCAGGTGTGCACGGCCGAGAGTCAGGTGTGCACGGCCGAGTGTCAGGTGTGCAAGGCCGAGTGTCAGGTGTGCAAGGCCGAGTGTCAGGTGTGCACGACCGAGAGTCAGGTGTGCACGGCCGAGAGTCAGGTGTGCACGGCCGAGAGTCAGGTGTGCACGGCCGAGAGTCAGGTGTGCACGGCCGAGAGTCAGGTGTGCACGGCCGAGAGTCAGGTGTGCACGGCCGAGAGTCAGATGTGCACGGCCGAGAGTCAGATGTGAACGGCCGAAAGTTAGGTGTGCACGGCCGAGAGTCAGGTGTGCACGGCCGAGAGTCAGGTGTGCACGGCCAAGAGTCAGGTGTGCACGGCCAAGAGTCAGGTGTGCACGACCAAGAGTCAGGTGAGCACGACCAAGAGTCAGGTGTGCACGGCCAAGAGTCAGGTGTGCACAGCCGAGAGTCAGGTGTGCACGACCAAGAGTCAGGTGTGCACGACCAAGGGTCAGGTGTGCACAGACAAGAGTCAGGAGTGCACGACCAAGAGTTAGGTGTGCACGACCAAGAGTCAGGTGTGCACGGCCAAGAGTCAGGTGTGCACGGCCAAGAGTCAGGTGTGCACGGCCGAGAGTCAGGTGTGCACGATCAAGAGTCAGGAGTGCACGGCCAAGAGTCAGATGTGCACAATCGAGAGTCAGGTGTGCACGACCAGGAGTCAGGTGTGCACGGCCGAGAGTCTGGTGTGCACGACCAAGAGTCAAGAATGCACGGCCAAGAGTCAGGTGTGCACGGCCGAGAGTCTGGTGTACACGGCCAAGAGTCAGGTGTGCACGGCCAAGAGTCAGGTGTGCACGGCCAAGAGTCAGGTGTGCACGACCAAGAGTCAACTGTGCACGGCCGAGAGTCTGGTGTGCACGACCAAGAGTCAGGAGTGCACGGCCAAGAGTCAGGTGTGCACGGCCAAGAGTCAGGTGTGCACGGCCGAGTCAGGTGTGCACGACCAACAGTCAGGTGTGCACGGCCGAGAGTCCAGTGTGCACGGCCGAGTGTCAGGTGTGCACGGCCGAGTCAGGTGTGCACAGCCGAGAGTCAGGTGTGCACAGCCGAGTGTCAGGTGTGCACGGCCGAGTGTCAGGTGTGCACGGCCAAGAGTCAGGTGTGCACGGCCGAGTGTCAGGTGTGCACGACCAAGAGTCAGTCGTGCACGACCAAGAGTCAGTCGTGCACGACCAGGAGTCAGGTGTGCACGACCAAGAGTCAGGTGTGCACGACCAAGGGTCAG GTGTGCACGACCAAGAGTCAGGTGTGCACGACCAAGAGTCAGGTGTGCACGGCCAAGAGTCAGGTGTGCACGGCCGAGAGTCAGGTGTGCACGACCAAGAGTCAGGAGTGCACGGCCAAGAGTCTGGTGTGCACGGCCGAGAGTCAAGTGTGCACGACCAAGATTCAGGTGTGCGCGACCAAGAGTCAGGTGTGCACGGCCGAGAGTCAGGTGTGCACGACCAAGAGTCCGGAGTGCACGGCCAAGATTCAGGTGTGCACGGCCAAGAGTCAGGTGTGCACGGCCGAGAGTCAGGTGTGCACCACCAAGAGCCAGGTGTGCACGGCCGAAAGTCAGGTGTGCACGGCCAAGAGTCAGATGTGCACCACCAAGAGTCAGGAGTGCACGGCCAAGATTCAGGTGTGCACGGCCAAGAGTCAGCTGTGCACGGCCATGAGTCATCTGTGCACGGCCAAGAGTCAGGTGTGCACGACCAAGAGTCAAGTGTGCACGGCCAAGAGTCAGGTGTGCACGGCCAAGAGTCAGATGTGCACGACCAAGAGTCAGGAGTGCACGGCCAAGATTCAGGTTTGCACGGCCAAGAGTCAGCTGTGCACGGCCAAGAGTCAGCTGTGCACGGCCAAGAGTCAGGTGTGCACGACCAAGAGTCAGGAGTGCACGGCCAAGATTCAGGTGTGCACGGCCAAGAGTCAGGAGTGCACGGCCAAGATTCAGGTGTGCACGGCCAAGAGTCAGGTGTGCACGACCAAGAGTCAGGAGTGCACGGCCAAGAGTCAGGAGTGCACGGCCAAGAGTCAGGTGTGCACGGCCAAGAGTCAGGTGTGCACGGCCAAGAGTCAGGTGTGCACGACCAAGAGTCAGGTGTGCACGGCCAAGAGTCAGGTGTGCACGGCCAAGAGTCAGGTGTGCACGACCAAGAGTCAGGTGTGCACGACCAAGAGTCAGGTGTGCACGGCCAAGAGTCAGGTGTGCACGGCCAAGAGTCAGGTGTGCACGGCCAAGAGTCAGGTGTGCACGGCCAAGAGTCAGGTGTGCACGGCCAAGAGTCAGGTGTGCACGGCCAAGAGTCAGGTGTGCACGGCCAAGAGTCAGGTGTGCACGGCCAAGAGTCAGGTGTGCACGACCAAGAGTCAGGTGTGCACGGCCAAGAGTCAGGTGTGCACGGCCAAGAGTCAGGTGTTGGCTATTCTTATCACCATTTAA